Below is a genomic region from Hevea brasiliensis isolate MT/VB/25A 57/8 chromosome 3, ASM3005281v1, whole genome shotgun sequence.
ACTGTGCTCCATAATATGCAATGACAGGTCAGCTGTCTCTTAAATCAGATATTTATAACTTTGGGGTATTCTTTTGGAAATCAATACTGGCCGGAAGGCAATTGACAGTTCAGAAGCTACAGGGGAGCATAATCTTGCTGCTTGGGTAAGAAACCCCTACAGTTGTTAAAGCTTCCGCATTATTCTTGAGAAATAAGTTTTAAGAATCCTCCTTGTTTTTGTTGGGTTCTTTGCCCGCATATAATACATGAGTCAGCGTAGACAGCGAAATGCTCACAGTGAGTGGCGTAACATATAGCCTTCCCTTGAGCTAAAAATCCAATATGTATAGAGTGTGCAAGTGCCTTTGAATGGGATAATTAGGAGAATTCACATTCTCACCATGTCAATCTAAAGCTGAGCATGAGCTCCATGAATACTCCGATAGGCTATCATACCAAATCTAGGAATTGGGCTTGGTAGAATAAGAGAAAAAACATCAAATGCCCAACTTAGGCATCGCAGTTTAAACTGAAAGCTTGAGCCGGAGGGTTGTGAGTCAACCATGTATTTATCTTCCTCTCTTGCTTAACATCACACTTTAAAACAAACTTCCACCATACATTTAGTTAATGTGATGGCCATAATTGAGGCTAGCTCAGTGTAGTAAAGTTGGACCTCATTATTCTTTAGAACTGTATAAATGAAAGAGAAAGAGATTGTAGTTGTTCTtaggatttttattttttatttatttttttattttttctgttTCTGTAATTCTTTCTTTGTTCTTGTTTAATCACTGAAGCTGTTTGTGTTATCCCACATCTGCAATTTTTTACTCTTCCAGGAATATCAGACATGCTTCCCACCCAATAAGCTTGTCAGTCATTTCTTTTTCATCTAATAATGTAATGCAAATATATATAGGAACTGAAAGAAAGACTTGGAATCGTTTCTCAAATAGGAACTGTTATACGATGCAGAAAAATGACATCCAACATTTGGTTGTTGAACATTTTAAGAAGCTCAAATACAAAGTTCAATGGCTAGCTAGTAATAGCATTCATAGGTTGCTCTTTTGTGCAACGGTTCAAGAGCTTAGAATATATACTTCAGTGCCACTACGAGAAGCATTTCTGTCAGTATAATGGCCATGATGCTTCCATCAACGATCAAAGGAATCATACATATACTCATATTCTCAATGCTCCTAAACTAAAGATTCTAGAATAACAAACATGAAAGATTAATAGTTTAATTACTGAAAGTAACTCAAACAAGTAagattaacacaaacacatcaCTAAATTAGTTTGATTTTTATTCATTCAATCAAGAGTCGAGACACATACTGGTACTGTTCATCAATACATTACTAACACGAGTTTGATCCTTACAAAACTAATACACGAAATGTTTTATTCAAGCAAGATAAATTATGTAGGAGACATCAAGTCCCTTATTCAGTCTATATGTAAAACCACCGCTATCTAGCACATTACCGAGCCTGCAAATGAGCAAACACATTGAAGATGTCAACTCTTTTGTCGCAACTGCAATGAATTTAAGCAAATTACTACTATGTCATGATCATATTGAGATTAGGTGTTCACCAGAAAGCGCTTCTTGAATGCTTCAACATTCTCTTTAGGATCTATTTTCGTCTGCTTGTAAGCCTCAATCTTGTTTATCTCCTGCACACAGATTTTGTGAAAAGGAAAGTTATGGATTAGCAATTAAACTTCAGGCCCAATAACCATCACCAGTTTATTTCCCAAATCCTTGTTCAAGATAAAAATAAAGGAATACTTTCAATTTTAGCTCTAACAATAAGTTGCGCAATAGCAAATGATTGTTCAAAAGCTTAAGAGTTGGACTTGATTAAACTCAGATAAGACAATGGGCCAAAATACTTAGTTACGAGTAAAGGGTGTCTTGAACCAGAGAAGGTGGATGATTATGTGCGCATGTGAGGGGGAAGCTTGCCAAGGAAGAGGAAATGTAAGAGCGAAAGAATTAGAACACTAGAAGAAGATCTCAAAATATAATTATTCTAATAGGGAATGAATAGCTTTTAAACAGAGTATCTTAAGCACGAATAGAAAGGCCGAGTTACCAAGGAACAGAAATAAATCAATCATACCTCAATCCAAGCTTCAAGTTTAGGCCTGCCTGCGATGATATCATATTTGAATACCTCTAATAAGAAGACATGGAATCTTTCAACAAAGGGAATATAGGCTATATCTACCTGAAGAACATACAAATTTATCCAAAGTCAAAAGAAGAACAATCAAATAATGTTATGACAATAATTTAACAATGACACTCATTTCCAAATTGCAAACTAAAAATGATCAATATTTAATACGTTAGTTAGGAAAAAATATCAACAAAAAATTGAGAATGCAGCTTACCAAACTGAATTGGCCAAGCAAGAATGGCCCATCATCAAATTTGTGAAGAGCATTTTCCAAGTAATCAAAAGCAGGACCTAGAGCAAGTTAGTGACTTCAGTTAGACATTTTACACATGGAAAGGTACCTAAAAAAGAAAAAACACTGCAAGTTCCACAGCTAACCAGCTTCTTTGGCTGGATCGCCCTTAAATGAAGTAAACACAATTTTGTTGAATGTATCAGAATAGGCAAGTAACTCTTCAGCGAATTCCCTTTTAGCAGGATCCTGCAGTAATTTAGAGCATTAATTTAGTCCTTCCCATACAAACATACATAGACACAGAATGTGGCCTTTCATCATTAATTCTGCACATCTTACATCAGGAAGAAGAGATTGGCCTTCAAAGTTGCTATCAAGGTAGTTAATCAAATCAAGACTCTCCCCAATGATTTTTCCATTGTGTTACGAAGATGGCACCTACAAGGAAGATTCCAATATCAGCCAAGAAAACTAGGAACAGCTTCTCATCCTCATCAACAATATACAATTAGAATAAGTAGATAAAGTTCAAGAAAATTGCAGTTTACTGAAATAGCACAAATTTTTCAACTGATACAAAATCTTTTTAGGTCCAAAAACAATGGCAGAATCCAGGAATGCAGCTAAGCCAAACTAAACATGGCCCTAATGCTTCCCAAGATAGTCATTGATCATAATAAAGCAGAATCGATGGTTCTTTTATTTAAACGCCTCATGAATACTTACATTTTCCACAGGAGAAAATAAAACGACAATAGTTCATTCCCAGCTAAACTTACATGATTCATGAAAAAGAAAATGTATGATTTATACAGATTATTCTGACCTTATTGGAGGGTAAACTTTCTCTTCATACCAAGCAGGCCTGCTTTGAAGATTGAGAGGAATCAGCTTGATCTTGTCTTGTAATCCCTGCGCCACACAGACATACCTAAAAATTTAAGAAGCCTTTAAAAAGAGGACAACCCAATGGAGAAAAAAGATTAACCAACCTTGTTGTTCCTGATGATCCACACTCGCTGTGCATATGGACATATGTAGGCGACATACAACCTTCACGTGTAGAGGGGGGAAAAGCAGTAAATACAGCCAAAAACAAATCCCTATTTACATGTGACTTATAAAGAATAAAAAATTGAGATTAGCAGCAAAGGcagattattttaataaaaaaataaaaccttATGGTTCCATCGAAGAGTGGAGGTTGCTCTGCAGTAGGATCCAGCACCGGAGGTAATTTCTCCGGCACGCTCTTGTCCAAActgtaaagaaataaagaaagaaagaaagaaagaaagaaagaaaaattagagaaatcaGCAAAGAAGAGAAATTGGAGAGAAAGTGGAGATTCTTACGCAATAGCAGCCATTGGTTGGTGTGAGTTCTTGTGTGGAGAATTGGCAAAGGGTTATGGTGTTGGGAGAGCGATGAGATGGTAAGTGCATAATCTCTAGAGTGATCATTATATAGAGTTGCTGAGAGTGATAGTGATCTTAGCAGTGACGAAATAACATGCGAGACATGAGAGAGAAGAGGTTGAATTTATCTCAAAAACGGGGCAGGTACAGATgagtaactcttttttttttttgccagctAGAAATAGGTTAGCCAAAGTCAGTTAGCTTTCTAAATTTGACAGTTGATGGCTGAAAATTCATGTCCAAATAATGAGTTTTTTTTCTTCTTCGTTTATTTTATAGgagatatttttttaaaaaatattttttaatatcttataatatttaaaatattaaaaaaataaattaataaaaaatatttttctaattaaaaataaaattaaattctcaTTTTGAttgaaatgtaaaaatatttatatattataattaaataataaaaaatatttttatgaaaattaattttttaaaaaatattatttaagttatttttttgCAAAAGAGGTATTAATATCCAAATTGTATTAAAAAGCCCATGGGCGCACATACAAACTTACAGAgtcttaaaaatgaaaaaaaaaaaggaaagcccACAACAGAGATGACAATAAGTCCAACCCATATTCACAACCAAAGCCAACTCACAGAACAATCATTTCCGACCTAAATA
It encodes:
- the LOC110655007 gene encoding LOW QUALITY PROTEIN: glutathione S-transferase L3 (The sequence of the model RefSeq protein was modified relative to this genomic sequence to represent the inferred CDS: substituted 2 bases at 2 genomic stop codons) encodes the protein MAAIALDKSVPEKLPPVLDPTAEQPPLFDGTIRLYVAYICPYAQRVWIIRNNKGLQDKIKLIPLNLQSRPAWYEEKVYPPIRSEXSVPSSXHNGKIIGESLDLINYLDSNFEGQSLLPDDPAKREFAEELLAYSDTFNKIVFTSFKGDPAKEAGPAFDYLENALHKFDDGPFLLGQFSLVDIAYIPFVERFHVFLLEVFKYDIIAGRPKLEAWIEEINKIEAYKQTKIDPKENVEAFKKRFLVNT